From Sulfurimonas sp., one genomic window encodes:
- the hslV gene encoding ATP-dependent protease subunit HslV — protein MFDATTILAYKGKNKAVIGGDGQVTFGNSVLKGNATKIRTLHNGKILAGFAGSTADAFNLFDMFEDFLEAKKGDILKSVVEFSKAWRKDKVLRRLEAMMIVLNNEHIFILTGNGDVVEPEDGEIASIGSGGNFAISAARALKKHASLDEVELVKESLHIAADLCIYTNHNIKTLTLEGDNK, from the coding sequence ATGTTTGACGCTACTACCATACTCGCATATAAAGGCAAAAATAAGGCTGTAATCGGCGGTGACGGGCAAGTCACTTTTGGAAATAGCGTCTTAAAAGGCAATGCCACAAAGATTCGCACTCTTCATAACGGTAAAATTTTAGCCGGCTTTGCAGGAAGTACGGCGGATGCTTTTAATCTTTTTGATATGTTTGAAGATTTCTTAGAAGCAAAAAAAGGCGATATTTTAAAATCTGTCGTAGAATTTTCCAAAGCGTGGAGAAAAGACAAAGTGCTTCGCCGTCTTGAAGCTATGATGATTGTTTTAAACAATGAACATATTTTCATACTTACCGGAAACGGCGATGTAGTTGAACCCGAAGACGGAGAGATTGCCTCAATAGGAAGCGGCGGGAACTTTGCTATATCGGCGGCGCGCGCTCTAAAAAAACATGCCTCTTTGGATGAAGTAGAACTTGTAAAAGAGAGTTTACATATAGCAGCCGATTTATGTATTTACACTAACCATAACATCAAAACTCTTACGCTAGAGGGAGACAATAAGTGA
- the hslU gene encoding HslU--HslV peptidase ATPase subunit: protein MNLTPKEIVEYLDKYVISQHNAKKTIALALRTRYRRMQLSQELQNDITPKNILMIGSTGVGKTEISRRLAKMMKVPFIKVEASKYTEVGFVGRDVESMIRDLVVASITIVKAEKEEENREKIENYVLNKIVEKLLPPLPESASESKKDDYQRLLKAMEDRVLSGEMDDKIIQLEVQKIHVEFNDTNLPPEMAKVQESFSKVFSQMSKEDNKKDVTVKDAKSILKTEASSRLLDSTNIHAEALRRAENGGIIFLDEIDKIAISEKSQGRNDPSKEGVQRDLLPIVEGSSVSTKYGVINTDHILFIAAGAFHLCKPSDLIPELQGRFPLRVELESLTEDTLYKILTQTKNSLLNQYEALLSTEGMKLIFEDEAIRAIAKLTHRANEITEDIGARRLHTVIEKVLEDVSFNADEYKDKEFVVTAELVHEKLDVVVENNDLSRYIL from the coding sequence GTGAATTTAACGCCAAAAGAGATAGTTGAGTACTTAGACAAATATGTTATTTCACAACACAATGCCAAAAAGACCATTGCTCTTGCTCTTAGAACCAGATACAGAAGAATGCAGCTAAGCCAAGAACTTCAAAATGACATAACGCCAAAAAACATTCTTATGATAGGCTCAACCGGTGTCGGTAAAACAGAGATTTCAAGAAGACTCGCAAAAATGATGAAAGTTCCTTTTATCAAAGTTGAAGCAAGCAAATACACCGAAGTCGGTTTTGTCGGACGGGATGTCGAATCTATGATTAGAGATTTGGTCGTTGCATCTATCACTATAGTTAAAGCCGAAAAAGAGGAAGAAAATAGAGAAAAAATAGAAAACTATGTCTTAAATAAAATAGTTGAAAAACTTCTCCCGCCTCTTCCTGAGAGTGCTAGCGAGTCCAAAAAAGATGATTATCAAAGACTTTTAAAAGCCATGGAAGATAGAGTTCTCTCAGGTGAGATGGACGATAAAATCATACAGCTCGAAGTACAAAAGATACATGTGGAGTTTAACGACACAAATCTGCCTCCGGAAATGGCAAAAGTTCAGGAATCTTTTTCTAAAGTATTTTCTCAAATGAGCAAAGAGGATAATAAAAAAGATGTAACCGTAAAAGATGCAAAATCCATTCTAAAAACGGAAGCAAGCTCAAGACTTCTTGACTCTACAAATATCCATGCCGAAGCATTAAGACGAGCTGAAAACGGCGGAATTATTTTCCTTGACGAGATTGATAAAATCGCTATAAGCGAAAAATCTCAGGGTAGAAACGACCCAAGCAAAGAGGGAGTGCAGCGCGACTTGCTTCCTATCGTTGAGGGCAGCAGTGTTAGTACAAAATACGGCGTTATAAATACAGATCATATTCTCTTTATCGCAGCAGGCGCATTTCATTTATGTAAACCAAGCGATTTGATTCCCGAACTTCAAGGCAGATTTCCACTAAGGGTTGAACTTGAATCTTTAACCGAAGATACACTATATAAAATACTTACTCAAACAAAAAATTCATTGCTAAATCAATATGAAGCCCTTTTAAGCACAGAAGGAATGAAGTTAATATTTGAAGATGAAGCAATCAGAGCAATTGCAAAATTAACTCATAGAGCAAATGAAATTACAGAAGATATAGGTGCCAGAAGGCTTCATACCGTAATTGAAAAAGTTTTAGAAGATGTAAGTTTTAATGCGGATGAGTATAAAGATAAAGAGTTTGTCGTCACGGCAGAACTAGTGCATGAAAAACTTGATGTCGTTGTTGAAAACAATGACCTCTCAAGATATATACTATAA
- the era gene encoding GTPase Era yields MTKAGFVSLIGRPNAGKSTLMNSLLGENIAMVSQKANATRKRSNAIVMHNDTQIIFVDTPGLHEREKVLNQFMLDEALKAMGDCDLIVYLAPVTDSVENYEKFLKLNGSKIKHIIVLSKIDQVSQEKLFKKIAQYNQFSDGFEALIPMAVPKKVGHKDLLETISKLLPESPFLYDPEDLTSELVRDIYAGFIREGIFQNVSDEIPYESDVIIDKIYEEKNIDKIIATIIVEKDSQKGIIIGRGGEAIKRIGKYSREKIEALSGKKVYLDLQVVVKKGWSKDKSYLQEIGYTS; encoded by the coding sequence ATGACTAAAGCAGGCTTCGTATCGTTAATCGGTCGTCCAAATGCAGGAAAAAGCACACTTATGAATTCACTTTTGGGTGAGAATATTGCGATGGTAAGCCAAAAAGCCAATGCAACGAGAAAAAGATCAAATGCAATAGTTATGCATAATGACACTCAAATCATTTTTGTCGACACTCCGGGATTGCATGAGAGAGAGAAAGTTTTAAATCAGTTTATGCTAGATGAAGCGCTAAAAGCTATGGGCGATTGTGATTTGATAGTCTATTTGGCTCCCGTTACGGATAGCGTTGAAAACTATGAAAAATTTTTAAAACTAAACGGTTCAAAAATTAAACATATAATAGTTTTAAGTAAAATAGATCAGGTGTCGCAAGAAAAACTTTTTAAAAAAATAGCGCAGTACAATCAATTTTCAGACGGCTTTGAAGCGCTTATTCCAATGGCTGTACCTAAAAAGGTCGGTCATAAAGATCTGCTTGAGACGATATCAAAACTTTTACCCGAGTCCCCGTTTCTTTATGATCCTGAAGATTTAACAAGCGAACTTGTTCGCGATATATATGCCGGATTTATAAGAGAGGGCATATTTCAAAATGTAAGTGATGAGATACCTTACGAATCAGATGTTATTATCGATAAGATATATGAAGAGAAAAATATAGATAAAATTATAGCAACTATCATTGTAGAAAAAGATTCTCAAAAAGGCATTATCATCGGTCGCGGCGGCGAAGCGATTAAAAGGATAGGAAAATATTCCAGAGAAAAGATAGAAGCTCTAAGCGGTAAAAAAGTCTATCTTGATTTACAAGTCGTTGTAAAAAAAGGATGGAGCAAAGATAAATCATACTTACAGGAGATAGGTTACACTTCATGA
- a CDS encoding L,D-transpeptidase family protein, which translates to MKYILLLLILTNMFADNILTNYRIHGIADIEKQMDKELAKEEYWNDILKNKDTAFGYIEAYSNILTCDKSKSKLDLYSLDKNKDFKHKKAYDAFTGKNKGDKIKEGDLKTPIGIYQITKKLSKNTKLDSFYGPLAFVTSYPNLYDSYRGRDGDGIWIHGLPTNQSRDDFTRGCIAINNTSIECLDRNIDISKTILIINDTKVKQDVSKKTLAAILAQLYAWRYNWIYDDINGYLSFYSNEFVKDDGMNFKDFKSYKARIFQKNERKSIVFNNINIFPYPNTSNVYQINFKEFYKSDTFKFEGDKTLIVELDKSNKIHILTEK; encoded by the coding sequence ATGAAATATATACTACTACTATTAATTTTAACAAATATGTTTGCAGATAATATTCTCACAAACTATAGGATTCACGGGATTGCAGATATTGAAAAGCAGATGGACAAAGAGTTGGCAAAAGAGGAGTATTGGAACGATATCTTAAAAAATAAAGATACGGCGTTTGGTTATATTGAAGCATATTCAAATATTCTTACATGTGATAAGTCAAAATCAAAGCTTGATCTCTACTCGCTTGATAAAAATAAGGATTTTAAACATAAAAAAGCATACGATGCTTTTACCGGAAAAAACAAAGGCGATAAGATAAAAGAGGGAGATTTAAAAACTCCAATCGGAATTTATCAGATAACTAAAAAACTCTCTAAAAACACCAAGCTAGATTCGTTTTACGGTCCCTTGGCATTTGTAACATCTTATCCAAATCTTTATGACTCTTACAGAGGCAGAGACGGCGACGGTATATGGATTCACGGACTTCCGACCAATCAATCCAGAGATGATTTTACAAGAGGATGTATAGCGATTAATAACACAAGTATCGAGTGCTTGGATAGAAATATTGATATTTCAAAAACTATACTTATCATAAATGATACAAAGGTAAAACAAGATGTATCAAAAAAAACATTAGCAGCTATTCTGGCACAACTATATGCATGGAGATATAACTGGATATATGATGATATCAACGGATATCTCAGCTTCTATTCAAATGAATTTGTAAAAGATGACGGGATGAACTTCAAAGATTTTAAGAGCTATAAGGCTAGAATCTTTCAAAAGAATGAGAGAAAAAGTATCGTTTTTAATAACATAAATATTTTTCCATACCCTAACACTTCAAATGTTTATCAAATTAACTTCAAAGAGTTTTATAAATCTGATACATTTAAATTTGAAGGCGATAAAACACTTATCGTAGAACTTGATAAAAGTAACAAGATTCATATTCTTACTGAAAAATAA